Proteins encoded by one window of Cloeon dipterum chromosome 4, ieCloDipt1.1, whole genome shotgun sequence:
- the LOC135942500 gene encoding 1-acyl-sn-glycerol-3-phosphate acyltransferase alpha-like, whose translation MLAALLWAAGALAVLGLLDRLLFNHWFRFNWRTLVFYVYVSFCSLLAIPFFAIFNPGDCINSKRISYFLRLASYLVGIKWEVRGLETLGQRRGCVAVANHQSSFDVLGMFWFWPWSYRIAAVAKKEIFYAWPFGLAAWLAGVVFIDRINSERARGQLAHGARLMAKDNVKLWLFPEGTRNKRRCLMPFKKGAFHVAVACQAPIMPVVYSPYYFVNPHNKYHTGGKVIVTVLPFIETAGLTLDDVDELKEKVRQQMIEAYDKIAAEIKAQLPADHPGLVGFDDKN comes from the exons ATGCTCGCGGCGCTGCTCTGGGCGGCGGGTGCACTCGCCGTGCTCGGCCTGCTCGACCGCCTCCTCTTCAACCATTGGTTTCGCTTCAATTGGCGCACTTTGGTTTTCTACGTCTACGTCTCCTTTTGCTCTCTCCTGGCAATCCCTTTCTTCGCGATTTTTAACCCTGGAGACTGCATTAACTCCAA GCGAATTTCCTATTTTCTGCGTCTGGCCTCGTACTTGGTGGGCATCAAGTGGGAGGTACGCGGCCTGGAGACCCTGGGCCAGCGGCGCGGGTGCGTAGCAGTGGCCAACCATCAGAGTTCGTTCGACGTCCTGGGCATGTTCTGGTTCTGGCCGTGGTCGTACCGAATCGCCGCCGTGGCCAAGAAGGAGATCTTCTACGCGTGGCCGTTCGGCCTGGCCGCCTGGCTGGCCGGCGTCGTCTTCATCGACCGCATCAACTCGGAGCGGGCCCGCGGACAGCTGGCCCACGGGGCCCGCCTCATGGCCAAGGACAACGTCAAGCTGTGGCTCTTCCCCGAGGGCACGCGCAACAAGCGCCGCTGCCTGATGCCGTTCAAGAAGGGCGCCTTCCACGTGGCCGTCGCCTGCCAGGCGCCCATCATGCCAGTCGTTTACTCACCCTATTACTTCGTCAACCCCCACAACAAATACCACACCGGTG GAAAGGTAATTGTGACTGTGTTGCCGTTCATCGAGACAGCTGGCTTGACCCTGGACGACGTGGACGAACTTAAGGAAAAGGTCCGCCAACAGATGATTGAGGCTTACGACAAAATCGCTGCTGAAATAAAGGCACAACTGCCGGCAGATCATCCCGGGCTAGTCGGCTTTGATGACAAgaactga